From Quercus lobata isolate SW786 chromosome 1, ValleyOak3.0 Primary Assembly, whole genome shotgun sequence, one genomic window encodes:
- the LOC115977852 gene encoding germin-like protein 9-3, producing the protein MKFFSLLISSFAIIQMAMAGDPDILTDFIVLPNVTNVDGNFFTFTGLRDLFKGGPSTTLKVSKVILAEFSTLNGQSVSYAVLGYPAGTTSPPHVHPRASELLFVVEGTLQVGFVDTTNKLFTQTLQMGDIFVFPKGLVHFQYNADAQIPVVAISAFGSANAGTVSIPITLFTTGIDDVVLAKSFKTNTTTIEALKSGLAPPMP; encoded by the exons ATGAAATTCTTCTCACTTCTAATTTCTTCATTTGCCATCATCCAAATGGCAATGGCTGGAGACCCAGACATCCTCACTGATTTTATAGTCCTCCCAAATGTCACCAACGTTGATGGGAATTTCTTCACATTCACTGGCTTGCGTGACCTTTTCAAGGGAGGCCCTTCCACAACCCTCAAAGTCTCGAAAGTAATCTTGGCCGAGTTCTCTACTCTCAATGGGCAGAGTGTTTCTTATGCTGTCCTTGGATACCCGGCTGGCACAACTAGCCCACCCCACGTTCATCCTCGTGCTTCTGAGCTTCTTTTCGTGGTTGAAGGTACCCTTCAAGTCGGGTTTGTTGATACAACCAACAAGCTCTTTACTCAGACACTACAAAT GGGTGATATCTTTGTGTTCCCAAAGGGACTTGTGCACTTCCAGTACAATGCTGATGCACAAATACCTGTTGTAGCGATTTCAGCATTTGGGAGTGCAAATGCTGGAACCGTTTCAATTCCCATCACTTTGTTCACTACTGGCATTGACGATGTTGTCTTGGCTAAATCCTTCAAGACCAATACTACCACCATAGAAGCTCTTAAGTCTGGTCTTGCTCCTCCCATGCCTTGA